CCTATTGCTGAAATTCAATTTGCAGAATACATCTTACCTGCGACAAACCAAATTATGAGTGAAGCAGCTAAAACACGTTATCGTTCTAATAACGATTGGAACGTGCCATTAACTATCCGTGCACCGTTCGGCGGGGGCATCCATGGGGGCTTATATCATTCACAAAGTATTGAAAGTGTCTTTGCATCAACACCCGGGCTTACAATCGTCATCCCGTCCAACCCTTACGATGCTAAAGGTTTATTATTAGCTTCAGTCGAATCTGATGATCCAGTACTTTATTTCGAACATAAAAAAGCTTACCGCTTATTAAAAGAAGAAGTACCTGAAGAATATTACACTGTGCCATTAGGTAAAGCAGATGTGAAACGTGAAGGCAGCGACTTAACAGTATTCACATATGGTTTATGTGTCAATTACTGTCTGCAAGTTGCAGACGTATTAGCTGAAGAGGGCATAGACGCAGAAATTGTTGATTTACGTACAGTATATCCACTTGATAAAGAAACAATTATCAATCGAGCAAAACGTACTGGAAAAATTTTATTGGTAACTGAAGATAATTTAGAAGGCAGCATTATGTCAGAAGTCTCCGCTATCATTGCAGAAAACTGTCTCTTCGACTTAGATGCACCAATTATGCGACTTGCTGGACCGGATGTTCCTGCAATGCCATTCTCTCCAGTATTAGAAGATGAATTTATGATGAACCCTGATAAAATTAAAGAAAAAATGCTTGAATTAGCGCGCTTTTAATCGCTAGGAGGACTTTAAATGGAAATCAATATGCCTAAATTAGGTGAAAGTGTACATGAAGGAACAATCGAACAGTGGTTGGTTGAAGTAGGGGACACTATCGAAGAATACGAGCCGATCTGTGAAGTTATAACAGATAAAGTAACCGCAGAAGTCCCTTCAACAGAAGCAGGTACAATCACTAAAATCTTAGTAGAAGCAGGAGAGACAATCAAAGTTGGGACTCCGATTTGCGAAATAGAAGGTGAAAACACTCAAACTTCAGCTCCTGAAAAAGAAAACTCTGAAGAGAAGAAAGACGAAGAAAAGTCTTCTAAAAATGAAACTCATGAACATCAGAAAAGTAATACTAACTTAACATCTAATCAACCGTTGAATAACGGTCGCTTCTCACCTGTCGTATTTAAACTTGCATCTGAACATCAGATAGACCTTTCACAAGTTCAAGGTACTGGATTTGAAGGCAGAGTTACAAAAAAAGATATTGAAAATGTGATTCAAAATCCAGACATGATGCTCGAACAATCAAACGTTCAAGATCAAACTTCTATTGAAGTTGCAGATACACCAACTCTTAATGAAACATATGCTCAAAATAATACATCTTCAAATACAGATTCTATTCCAGTTAACGGTGTCAGAAAACAAATTGCTAAGAATATGGTTACGAGCGTGACTGAAATCCCGCATGCTTGGATGATGATTGAAGCCGATGCTACAAACTTAGTTAACACACGAAACCATTATAAAAATAAATTCAAACAAGATGAAGGTTATAACCTGACGTTCTTTGCTTTCTTTGTAAAGGCAGCAGCAGAAGCACTTAAAGCCTTTCCTATGCTTAATAGCAGCTGGCAAGGTTCTGAAATCAAAGTGCATAAAGATATTAATATTTCTATCGCAGTCGCTGTCGAAGATAAGCTTTTCACACCAGTGATTCATCATGCAGATGAAAAATCCATCAAAGGTATTGCACGTGAAATTAATACATTGGCACAGAAAGCCAGAAATAATAAATTAACACAAGAAGACTTAAGTGGCGGCACATTTACTGTCAACAACACAGGAACATTCGGTTCCGTATCATCGATGGGGATTATCAACTATCCTCAAGCAGCTATTTTACAAGTTGAATCTATTGTCAAAAAACCAGTGGTTATTGATGATATGATTGCTATCCGTAATATGGTTAACCTTTGTATTTCCATAGATCACCGTATACTCGATGGTTTGCAAGCGGGCAGATTTATGAATTATATCAAAGAACGTATTGAACAATATTCTATTGAACATACGCATATTTATTAAAATATATTCTTCGACTAGAACAAGCATGTTGAAGAATGTCAAATTAATTAGTAGAATAAAGTATGAACTTTACTAAGACTGAAAGGTGATATCGATATGGATTTAAATTTCGATTTATATATGAATGATGTTGTGAATCAAGCACGTAATGAAATTGAAAATGCAGGTTACGAGCAACTTACAACACCGGAAGAAGTAGATGCAGTGTTGAAACAAGACGGTACTACTTTAGTGATGGTCAACTCAGTATGTGGTTGTGCTGGCGGCATTGCACGTCCAGCTGCAGAGCACGCTTTGCATTATGATAAAATGCCGGATCGTTTAGTATCAGTATTTGCTGGTCAAGATAAAGAAGCAACTCAAAAAGCACGTGACTACTTTGAAGGTTATGCGCCATCAAGTCCATCATTTGCACTTGTAAAAGATGGTAAAATTGCTGAAATGATTGAACGTCACCAAATTGAAGGACATGATATCATGGATGTTATTAATCAACTTCAAAGCTTATTTGAAAAATATTGCGAAGAACGCTAAGAGGTTAGCAGATGAAACGTTTAAATCCCTATAAAATAGGATTTAGAACGATTAAGACTGCTGTAGGAATGGCACTGGGAATAATTATTGCCAAATTAATTGGTTTAGATAATTTTTCTTCAAGTGCCATTTTAGTTGTTTTATGTATTAAACACACCAAAGTACATTCCCTACAAGCAATTATTTCCCGTTTTGTATCCTGTATTCTCATACTTATATTAGGTTCTGTTATCTTCAGCTTACTTGGCCAGAATGCCATTGTATTAGGTCTCATTGTACTCTTATTTATTCCGTTAACTGTTATGTTAGGTGTTCAAGAAGGTATTGTGACAAGCTGTGTAATTCTACTGCACGTTTTCAATGCTAAAGTAATAGATTTTCATTTATTTGTGAATGAAGTATTATTATTAATTGTTGGATTAGGCATTGCATTTTTAATGAATATGATCATGCCGAGCTTAGATAATAAATTAGAGGAATATAAACATAAAATCGAAAAGCAATTCACTGAGATTTTTTATACTTTCAGCAAAGCTTGTTTCGATGTTAATTACAGTGTTGAAGTACCTTTGAAAGAAGTATCAACTGAGATTCAAAAAGCGAAATCTTTTGCTTTCCGAGATGTTAAAAATCATTACGTCCGTAATGAAAATTCTTATTACCATTATTTCGATATGCGCGAAGAACAATTGGAAATTATAGAGCGTATCCAGTATATTTTAAAGTCAATGGAGTCTGAAGATGCCATTTTACATCGTTTAGGAACACTATTTGCAGAAATAGCTAAAAATGTAAACAGCAATGACTATACTGCAATGCGTTTATATTCATTATATGAGCTCCATATTGAATTGTATGACCAGGCATTACCGGATAGTAAAGAAGCACTTATTAATAGAGCAAACGAAATACAAATTGTGAATGAATTAGAGAGATATTTACAAATTAAATCTCAATTCGGTTCTTTAAAAATGTACCATGAAGTTTAAAATAAAAAAGCTTGGGCTGAGACATTTTAATGTCCCGCTCCCAAGCTTTTTTTGCGTTAATTATTGCATTAATGGTGCTAAACTTGAAAGAATCAGTGCAACAATTACTGCAACTAACATGACGATAATAACAATTTTAGATACTTTACCTTTAAACACTTTCAACTCTCCTCTAATAATTGCTTGCCTTGTCGCATTGATTACGTAATGTTTTACATTTTAAAACACATAAAGCACCAATGCAATGGGCATGATTTCCCACTATTATATCACAAATTTACTACATACTTTGAAACATATAAGTTTTCTGAAATTAAATATTCATATACACTAATATTATAAGAGAAAGGGGAATTGACATGATTAATGAACAACGATTACTCGATACATTTTTAGAACTCGTACAAATTGATTCAGAGACGGGTCATGAAGAACTTATTCAACCAATATTAAAAGAAAAATTTCAAAATTTAGGTCTTGATGTTAAAGAAGACCACGCTAGCGAACAACCAGGATTAGGCGCAAACAACTTAGTATGTACACTGCCAGCACATAAAGATGCTTCTAATCAAATCGATAAAATTTATTTCACTAGCCATATGGATACTGTGATTCCTGGTATTAGCGTTAAACCTATCGTTAAAGATGATGGCTATATCTATTCAGATGGCACAACTGTGCTTGGTGCAGACGATAAGGCTGGATTGGCTGCAATCTTTGAGTTAATCAGAACTCTAAAAGAACAAGATATCCAACACGGCCAAATTCAATTTGTAATTACAGTTGGAGAGGAATCAGGATTATTAGGTGCTAAAGCTTTAAATCCTGATTTATTAGATGCCCAGTTTGGTTATGCTGTAGATGCAAGTGCGCCAGTAGGTACTACAGTTCTAGGAGCGCCTACACAAATGAAAATTGCAGCAGTTATTCATGGTAAGAAAGCACACGCAAGTACGCCGAACAAAGGAGTCAGTGCCATTAATATTGCCGCTAAAGCAGTCAGCAAGATGAAATTAGGACAAATTGATGAAGAGACAACTGCTAATATCGGCAGTTTTCATGGCGGTTCTGTAACTAATATTGTTGCAGATGAAGTGACATTGCATGCAGAAGCACGTTCTCATTCTCCTCAAAAAATCAAAACACAAATCCAACACATGAAAGAAGTTTTTGAAGAAACAGCAGAAAAATACGGCTGTACAGCAGACGTTGAAGTCGAAGAAAGTTATCAAGGATTTAAAGTATCTGAAGATGCAGAAGTGACACAAATTGCCATAGAAAGTGCCAAAGAACTTCAATTGAGCGGAAATACAGTAATTTCTGGTGGCGGATCAGACGGAAATATAATCAACGCTTTAGGTATTCCAACTGTTATACTTGGAATTGGCTATGAAAATATTCATACTACCGAAGAAAGAATGGAAATTAAATCATTAAATTTATTAGCACAACAACTTATTAATATTGTTAAAATCGTCAGTCATACAAAGTAAAGTTTGAATGAGTGAGGAAGACTCTGAATTGTGTTACAATGAGGTAGAAAATTTTTAATAAGAGAGGTAAGTAATATGACGCAACAAATAGGTGTAGTCGGCTTAGCCGTAATGGGTAAAAACTTAGCTTGGAATATTGAATCACGTGGTTATTCAGTATCAGTTTACAACCGTTCAAAAGAAAAAACAGAACAAATGGTTGAAGAATCTAAAGGTAAAAATATTCACCCCACATATTCTTTAGAAGAATTCGTCAACTCATTAGAACGTCCACGCAAAATTTTATTAATGGTTAAAGCAGGTCCAGCTACTGATGCTACTATTGAAGGCTTATTACCATTATTAGATGATGGAGATATCTTAATAGATGGAGGTAATACTAACTATCAAGATACAATCCGCAGAAATAAAGCACTAGCTGAAAGTGGTATCAACTTTATCGGTACAGGTGTATCCGGTGGTGAAGTAGGTGCTTTGACAGGCCCTTCAATTATGCCTGGCGGACAAAAAGAAGCCTACGACAAAGTATCTGATATTTTAGAAGCAATTTCTGCTAAAGCAGAAGACGGTGCACCTTGTGTCACTTATATCGGCCCAGACGGAGCTGGTCACTATGTAAAAATGGTGCATAATGGTATTGAATACGCTGACATGCAATTAATTGCTGAAAGCTATGCACTTATGAAAGATGCTTTACACATGTCTCATACTGAAATTGCTAAAACATTCAAAGAATGGAACCAAGGTGAACTTGATAGCTATCTTATCGAAATCACTGGAGAAATCTTCAATAAACTAGATGAAGACGGCACACCATTAGTTGAAAAAGTAATGGATAAAGCTGGCCAAAAAGGAACAGGCAAATGGACTTCAATCAATGCTTTAGAATTAGGTGTTCCTTTAACAATAATCACTGAATCAGTATTTGCACGCTTCATCTCTTCAATGAAAGAAGAACGTGTGAAAGCTTCTCAACAATTAGAAGGACCTTCACCTCAATTTAATGGAGATAAAGAAGCATTCTTAGAAAAAATCCGCAAAGCATTATACATGAGTAAAATCTGTTCATATGCTCAAGGATTTGCTCAAATGCGTAAAGCAAGTGAAGAACACGATTGGAACTTGCAACTTGGTGATTTGGCTATGATTTGGAGAGAAGGTTGCATTATCCGTGCACAGTTCTTGCAAAAAATCAAAGATGCTTATGACAATAACGCTGATTTACACAATTTATTACTTGACCCTTACTTCAAAGAGGTCGTTACAAATTATCAATCAGCACTCCGCGATGTTGTAGCTGAAAGCGTAGTAAATGGTGTTCCAACTCCAGGATTTGCTGCAAGTATCAATTACTATGACAGCTATCGCTCAGAAAACTTACCTGCAAACTTAATCCAAGCACAACGTGATTACTTCGGTGCACACACTTACCAACGTAAAGACCAAGAAGGTACTTTCCATACACATTGGGCAGAGGAAAAATAATTAATAAGGCAAAAAGCACGGTTGAAAAATTTCAACCGTGCTTTTTCTATTTAATCATTCGTAATATCTGGGTCGATCGGCAACCATAATTGTATTTTAGTAAAAGGATCTTCAAATGAAATATCAAATGGATAAATTTCAACATATAAACTATTAAGCTCGTAAGGTAAGGTCAATTGCAATCTCGTCTCAATATAGTGCCATGCTTCATTTACCGCGAAATCAATTTCTCCTTGCAAATTAAATTTAGCATACTGTCTCGATGGTAAGTAGCGACTCTCTAAATGGGCAGGATAACGTTCACTTGGTACGCCGGCAAAAATCTCAGCACCGTTATCTAACGGACACTTAACAACAAATAATTCATGCGGACTCATATCATTATATCTTTGGAGTTCTTTAATTCTACCGCTATCCAGCAAGTCTTCAATAAAATCTGCCACTACAAATGGATTGCTTAAATCTTCTGTATTGATAAAACGGGCATAGCCTACTAATGTATAGGAATCAGATGTTTCTAACCGATATGTATATGGCGGAGCATCTGTTGTAGTTATTTTTATATATAGACGTTTTTGCATGCGTAATTCATCTTCTTTTACCTTTGCTTGAATCGGCGATACTCCATGATAGTCGCTGAAAGCGTTCGCAAAAGCATTTGTATCTTCATAATGATATTTTTTAGCAATATCGACTAAACGATATGAACCTTGAATAACATCTTCTGCTGCCTTAGTTAGTTTTCTAGCTTCTGCATATTCACTTGGAGACTGACCCACAATCATTTTAAAAGACTGATCAAGATGCATGGGAGAAAGACCGACGTAATCACTCAATTCTTGCAAATGGAAAGGCTCAATGACGCGATCTTCGATATAAACAATTGCCTGCTGAATTTGCTTGATAACGTCCAAACTTTTCACTCCTAAAATTACCGTAAATTACTTTTGCTTTTTATTATA
Above is a genomic segment from Staphylococcus piscifermentans containing:
- a CDS encoding alpha-ketoacid dehydrogenase subunit beta, with protein sequence MAKLTYLSAIQQAIFQAMEKDPNVFVLGEDVGKKGGVFGVTLGLQEKFGIERVIDTPLAESNIVGTAIGASMLGKRPIAEIQFAEYILPATNQIMSEAAKTRYRSNNDWNVPLTIRAPFGGGIHGGLYHSQSIESVFASTPGLTIVIPSNPYDAKGLLLASVESDDPVLYFEHKKAYRLLKEEVPEEYYTVPLGKADVKREGSDLTVFTYGLCVNYCLQVADVLAEEGIDAEIVDLRTVYPLDKETIINRAKRTGKILLVTEDNLEGSIMSEVSAIIAENCLFDLDAPIMRLAGPDVPAMPFSPVLEDEFMMNPDKIKEKMLELARF
- a CDS encoding dihydrolipoamide acetyltransferase family protein, translating into MEINMPKLGESVHEGTIEQWLVEVGDTIEEYEPICEVITDKVTAEVPSTEAGTITKILVEAGETIKVGTPICEIEGENTQTSAPEKENSEEKKDEEKSSKNETHEHQKSNTNLTSNQPLNNGRFSPVVFKLASEHQIDLSQVQGTGFEGRVTKKDIENVIQNPDMMLEQSNVQDQTSIEVADTPTLNETYAQNNTSSNTDSIPVNGVRKQIAKNMVTSVTEIPHAWMMIEADATNLVNTRNHYKNKFKQDEGYNLTFFAFFVKAAAEALKAFPMLNSSWQGSEIKVHKDINISIAVAVEDKLFTPVIHHADEKSIKGIAREINTLAQKARNNKLTQEDLSGGTFTVNNTGTFGSVSSMGIINYPQAAILQVESIVKKPVVIDDMIAIRNMVNLCISIDHRILDGLQAGRFMNYIKERIEQYSIEHTHIY
- the brxB gene encoding bacilliredoxin BrxB, with amino-acid sequence MDLNFDLYMNDVVNQARNEIENAGYEQLTTPEEVDAVLKQDGTTLVMVNSVCGCAGGIARPAAEHALHYDKMPDRLVSVFAGQDKEATQKARDYFEGYAPSSPSFALVKDGKIAEMIERHQIEGHDIMDVINQLQSLFEKYCEER
- a CDS encoding aromatic acid exporter family protein; translated protein: MKRLNPYKIGFRTIKTAVGMALGIIIAKLIGLDNFSSSAILVVLCIKHTKVHSLQAIISRFVSCILILILGSVIFSLLGQNAIVLGLIVLLFIPLTVMLGVQEGIVTSCVILLHVFNAKVIDFHLFVNEVLLLIVGLGIAFLMNMIMPSLDNKLEEYKHKIEKQFTEIFYTFSKACFDVNYSVEVPLKEVSTEIQKAKSFAFRDVKNHYVRNENSYYHYFDMREEQLEIIERIQYILKSMESEDAILHRLGTLFAEIAKNVNSNDYTAMRLYSLYELHIELYDQALPDSKEALINRANEIQIVNELERYLQIKSQFGSLKMYHEV
- a CDS encoding M20/M25/M40 family metallo-hydrolase — its product is MINEQRLLDTFLELVQIDSETGHEELIQPILKEKFQNLGLDVKEDHASEQPGLGANNLVCTLPAHKDASNQIDKIYFTSHMDTVIPGISVKPIVKDDGYIYSDGTTVLGADDKAGLAAIFELIRTLKEQDIQHGQIQFVITVGEESGLLGAKALNPDLLDAQFGYAVDASAPVGTTVLGAPTQMKIAAVIHGKKAHASTPNKGVSAINIAAKAVSKMKLGQIDEETTANIGSFHGGSVTNIVADEVTLHAEARSHSPQKIKTQIQHMKEVFEETAEKYGCTADVEVEESYQGFKVSEDAEVTQIAIESAKELQLSGNTVISGGGSDGNIINALGIPTVILGIGYENIHTTEERMEIKSLNLLAQQLINIVKIVSHTK
- the gndA gene encoding NADP-dependent phosphogluconate dehydrogenase, yielding MTQQIGVVGLAVMGKNLAWNIESRGYSVSVYNRSKEKTEQMVEESKGKNIHPTYSLEEFVNSLERPRKILLMVKAGPATDATIEGLLPLLDDGDILIDGGNTNYQDTIRRNKALAESGINFIGTGVSGGEVGALTGPSIMPGGQKEAYDKVSDILEAISAKAEDGAPCVTYIGPDGAGHYVKMVHNGIEYADMQLIAESYALMKDALHMSHTEIAKTFKEWNQGELDSYLIEITGEIFNKLDEDGTPLVEKVMDKAGQKGTGKWTSINALELGVPLTIITESVFARFISSMKEERVKASQQLEGPSPQFNGDKEAFLEKIRKALYMSKICSYAQGFAQMRKASEEHDWNLQLGDLAMIWREGCIIRAQFLQKIKDAYDNNADLHNLLLDPYFKEVVTNYQSALRDVVAESVVNGVPTPGFAASINYYDSYRSENLPANLIQAQRDYFGAHTYQRKDQEGTFHTHWAEEK
- a CDS encoding effector binding domain-containing protein, producing the protein MDVIKQIQQAIVYIEDRVIEPFHLQELSDYVGLSPMHLDQSFKMIVGQSPSEYAEARKLTKAAEDVIQGSYRLVDIAKKYHYEDTNAFANAFSDYHGVSPIQAKVKEDELRMQKRLYIKITTTDAPPYTYRLETSDSYTLVGYARFINTEDLSNPFVVADFIEDLLDSGRIKELQRYNDMSPHELFVVKCPLDNGAEIFAGVPSERYPAHLESRYLPSRQYAKFNLQGEIDFAVNEAWHYIETRLQLTLPYELNSLYVEIYPFDISFEDPFTKIQLWLPIDPDITND